The genomic DNA TCAATCCAACGAAAGTCCGATTGCAGCCGTTGATGAACATGGAGTTGTGACTGTTGGAAATCTGACGGGCGAAGCTGCAATCATGGCGCGGTATTCCGGTCATTTTGCCGTTTTCACCGCGTCGATACCTCTCCCGGAACCGATAGCCGAAAGCGAATACAGTTCCCTGCCGATTAATAATGAGATTGACCGACTTATCTGGGGCAAATTGAAAACATTGAATGTGCGTCCTTCAGAAGCTGCAGAGGAACATAAATTTCTGCGGCGAGCCTACATTGATATTGTCGGACGACTGCCAACGGCCGAAGAAGCATCCCGTTATTTGAATGATACTGCCCCTGGAAAAGAAAATGCTCTGGTGGATCACTTACTGGCCGACCCCGAGTATGCGGAACACTGGGCCAATAAATGGGCTGACTTATTGCGACCTAATCCATATCGGGTCGGTATCAAAGCGACCATGAGTTTTGATACCTGGATCCGCGATGCGTTTCGTAGAAATCAGCCTTACGATGAGTTTGTCACGGAATTGATCACGGCTCAAGGGGGCACATTCCGGAACGGAAGTGTGACTCTGTTTCGAGACCGTCGATCACCTGACGAGTTGACCACGATTGTCAGCCAACTCTTTCTCGGCGTGCGACTCGAATGTGCGAAATGTCATCACCATCCATTCGAAGTTTACGGACAGGAAGACTTCTACAGCTTCGCGGCTTACTTTGCCAGATTAGGACGAAAAGGAAAGGGAGTCTCACCACCCATCTCAGGTTCTGAAGAATTTATTTATGTCAGCGATAAAGGAGAAGTCAAGCATCCCCTGACAAACGAAGTTCTCCCTCCCAAGCCATTGTACGGCAATGCAGAAGCCATTGAAGAAGATCAGGACCGGCGCGTTGCTCTGGCGGCATGGATGACCTCGTCTGAAAATCGGAAATTTGCTCAAACAATGGCGAACAGAGTATGGGCCGACCTGATGGGAAATGGACTGGTGGAACCGGTCGATGATTTACGTGCGACCAACCCGGCCAGCAATCCGGAATTGCTCGATCATCTCGGAGAATATTTTGTTGAACACAATTTCGACCTCAAGGAATTGATCCGATATATCATGTCTTCGCATGTCTATCGATTGAGTTCTCAGCCGAACCCCACCAATGCGTTCGACACTCGTTATTACTCCAGAAGATACCGAACACGACTTCGAGCAGAAGTGATGCTCGATTCTGTCTGTCAGATCACGGGCGTTCCTGAATCATATTCGGCCATGGCTCCCGAATCGCGGGCCAAGGAACTTTGGACGCATCGGATTTCCTCCCTGTTTCTGGATGCCTTTGCCAGACCAGACCCGAATCAGGATCCTCCCTGTGAACGCATTCCCGACTCGACAGTCATTCAAACTCTTCACATGATGAACTCGGAGAACCTCTCGAAGAAAATTTCGGCTGACATCGGATTCGTCAAACAGTTGTCAGAGAGCGAGAAATCCCCAGAGGAATTGATCGACCAGCTCTATCTTTCTGCTTATTCCCGATATCCCGATTCCGGTGAAAAATTACAGGGACTCGAATACCTTAATCAATCTTCCGAAAACCGACGAAAACTTATTGAAGACTACCTTTGGGCACTGCTGAATACTCCTGAGTTCGTCTACAAAGACTAAAAGCATCGTACAACGCAATCCCCCTTGAATAAGAGGCTGTAAGGATTCAGACATGTGGAATAAAAACTGCCAGGGAATCAATCGAAGAGATTGTCTTCAACTGGGCGTGAGTACGGCCCTGGGCATTGGCTTTGCCGATCTGCTCAAGCTTCAATTACAGGCAGCAGATTCGCCTGACCGTCTGAAAGCCAAAGCGAAAAGTTGTATTCTAGTCTGGCTGGATGGAGGCCCGACACACTACGAAACCTTCGATCCTAAGCCAGAAGCTCCCGTCGAGATTCGTGGAGAATATCACACCATTGATACAAAAGTTCCGGGGATTCAGTTCTCTGAGCATATGAAAAAACTGGCGGGAATCTCTGATAAGTTTGCTGTGGTACGCTCCATTCGTCACAATCAGGGAAATCATGGAGCGGGCAATCATTACATGATGACCGGTGCTCCCCCTCGGATTCCTGTTGGATGTGGTGCGTTTGTCAGTTTTCATCCCAGTCTGGGCTCGGCTACTGCTCATGCACGCGGACATCAGAATGGGTTGCCTTCATATTTCTCAATGCCTTCCATGACACGCTCGGGCGGGCCAAGTTTCCTTGGCGCCCAATATGCCCCGTTTGTTGTTCCTAGTGATCCTAATAGCAAAAATTTCCGGGTCCGCGATGTCGCACTGCCTGCAGGACTGGACGACCTGCGATTTGGACATCGTCAGGATTTACGAAATCTGGTGGATCAGTTGCCCCGCTATACGGAAAAATCTGTTGGAGATCCCGCTCTGGCTCTCGATGAATTTTATTCACAAAGTTACGACCTGATGTCCTCAGCTGCGGCTCAGGAGGCATTTGATATTGGTCGAGAAGAAGAAACTGTACGATCCCGATTCGGTCGGCATCCCTTTGGTCAGCGGGCTTTGCTCGCACGACGACTTGTCGAAGCCGGTGTCCCTTTCATTACCTTGAATGAAGGAGGTTGGGATCATCATCGGGATCTATTCAAAACCTGCAAAACCCGCCTGCCAACACTCGATGCCACCGTCGCCACATTGATTGAAGATCTCGAAGAGCGTGGCCTGTTGGAAGAAACTCTGGTTGTCGTACTGGGAGAATTTGGTAGAACGCCAAAAATCAATAAAGATGGCGGTCGGGATCACTGGTCGAATGCGATGTCTGTCCTGATGGCTGGTGCTGGTATTCCAGGTGGAACAATTGTTGGCGCCACTGATCGTCAAGGATA from Rubinisphaera italica includes the following:
- a CDS encoding DUF1549 and DUF1553 domain-containing protein — protein: MNPICSLMELNKSQLRLNFIARFLVIVIASSVTGVFDLPTSHAESPEQNSGIDFDRDIQPILTRYGCNSGACHGKQRGQNGFQLSLLGFDSDFDYDALVNDSRGRRITPARPDESLFLAKPAAKLPHGGGLIFSADDAAYQILKEWIASGMPRSIPGTPDLLRVEVNPIQTRFLENRSESLQVTAFYSDGSKRDVTDFATYQSNESPIAAVDEHGVVTVGNLTGEAAIMARYSGHFAVFTASIPLPEPIAESEYSSLPINNEIDRLIWGKLKTLNVRPSEAAEEHKFLRRAYIDIVGRLPTAEEASRYLNDTAPGKENALVDHLLADPEYAEHWANKWADLLRPNPYRVGIKATMSFDTWIRDAFRRNQPYDEFVTELITAQGGTFRNGSVTLFRDRRSPDELTTIVSQLFLGVRLECAKCHHHPFEVYGQEDFYSFAAYFARLGRKGKGVSPPISGSEEFIYVSDKGEVKHPLTNEVLPPKPLYGNAEAIEEDQDRRVALAAWMTSSENRKFAQTMANRVWADLMGNGLVEPVDDLRATNPASNPELLDHLGEYFVEHNFDLKELIRYIMSSHVYRLSSQPNPTNAFDTRYYSRRYRTRLRAEVMLDSVCQITGVPESYSAMAPESRAKELWTHRISSLFLDAFARPDPNQDPPCERIPDSTVIQTLHMMNSENLSKKISADIGFVKQLSESEKSPEELIDQLYLSAYSRYPDSGEKLQGLEYLNQSSENRRKLIEDYLWALLNTPEFVYKD
- a CDS encoding DUF1501 domain-containing protein encodes the protein MWNKNCQGINRRDCLQLGVSTALGIGFADLLKLQLQAADSPDRLKAKAKSCILVWLDGGPTHYETFDPKPEAPVEIRGEYHTIDTKVPGIQFSEHMKKLAGISDKFAVVRSIRHNQGNHGAGNHYMMTGAPPRIPVGCGAFVSFHPSLGSATAHARGHQNGLPSYFSMPSMTRSGGPSFLGAQYAPFVVPSDPNSKNFRVRDVALPAGLDDLRFGHRQDLRNLVDQLPRYTEKSVGDPALALDEFYSQSYDLMSSAAAQEAFDIGREEETVRSRFGRHPFGQRALLARRLVEAGVPFITLNEGGWDHHRDLFKTCKTRLPTLDATVATLIEDLEERGLLEETLVVVLGEFGRTPKINKDGGRDHWSNAMSVLMAGAGIPGGTIVGATDRQGYSASERVLSPENFVSTIYSKLGIDPNQILYTPQGRPTHLVSNAETISELMT